The Mauremys reevesii isolate NIE-2019 linkage group 1, ASM1616193v1, whole genome shotgun sequence genome has a segment encoding these proteins:
- the LOC120380178 gene encoding neo-calmodulin-like: MKSVNRVLLSLSKPLFHPWARESQETSPQLTDQQIAEFKEGFLLFDKDGEGTITTGELGSIMLSLGQNSTKAKLQDMIGELDLDGSGTIDFPEFLSMMARKMRDTDSEEEIQEAFHVFDEDRNGYISVAELRQIMTNLGEKLTDEEVDELIKEADADRDGRVNYEAFVRMMASM; encoded by the coding sequence ATGAAAAGTGTGAACCGTGTATTGCTTTCTCTCTCCAAGCCATTGTTTCATCCCTGGGCAAGGGAGTCACAGGAGACTTCCCCACAGCTGACCGACCAGCAGATTGCAGAGTTCAAAGAAGGCTTCTTGCTCTTTGACAAGGACGGGGAAGGGACCATCACCACCGGTGAGCTGGGGAGCATCATGCTGTCACTGGGGCAGAACTCCACCAAGGCCAAGCTGCAAGACATGATCGGCGAGTTGGACCTCGATGGCAGCGGCACAATTGACTTCCCCGAATTCCTGTCCATGATGGCGAGGAAGATGAGGGACACAGACAGCGAGGAGGAGATCCAGGAAGCCTTCCATGTGTTTGATGAGGACAGGAATGGCTACATCAGTGTGGCGGAGCTCCGGCAAATCATGACCAACCTCGGCGAGAAGCTGACGGATGAGGAGGTGGACGAGTTGATCAAGGAGGCCGATGCAGATCGCGACGGGCGAGTCAACTACGAGGCGTTTGTGAGGATGATGGCCTCAATGTGA
- the LOC120395373 gene encoding neo-calmodulin-like — protein MADQLTEGQIAEFKEAFSLFDKDGDGTITTSELGTVMRSLGQNPTEAELQDMIGELDADGSGTVDFPEFLSMMARKMRDTDSEEEIREAFRVFDRDKNGYISAAELRHVMTNLGEKLTDEEVDEMIREADSNSDGQVNYEEFVRMMTEK, from the coding sequence ATGGCCGACCAGCTGACGGAGGGGCAGATCGCGGAGTTCAAAGAAGCCTTCTCGCTCTTTGACAAGGATGGGGACGGGACCATCACCACCAGCGAGCTGGGGACCGTCATGCGGTCGCTGGGGCAGAACCCTACCGAGGCCGAGCTGCAAGACATGATCGGCGAGTTGGACGCCGACGGCAGCGGCACGGTGGACTTCCCCGAATTCCTGTCCATGATGGCGAGGAAGATGAGGGACACGGACAGCGAGGAGGAGATCCGGGAAGCCTTCCGCGTGTTCGACAGGGACAAGAACGGCTACATCAGCGCGGCGGAGCTCCGGCACGTCATGACCAACCTCGGCGAGAAGCTGACGGACGAGGAGGTGGATGAGATGATCAGGGAGGCTGACAGCAACAGCGATGGGCAAGTCAACTACGAGGAGTTTGTACGGATGATGACAGAGAAGTGA